A window from Bos indicus isolate NIAB-ARS_2022 breed Sahiwal x Tharparkar chromosome 1, NIAB-ARS_B.indTharparkar_mat_pri_1.0, whole genome shotgun sequence encodes these proteins:
- the CHMP2B gene encoding charged multivesicular body protein 2b translates to MASLFKKKTVDDVIKEQNRELRGTQRAIIRDRAALEKQEKQLELEIKKMAKIGNKEACRVLAKQLVHLRKQKTRTFAVSSKVTSMSTQTKVMNSQMKMAGAMSTTAKTMQAVNKKMDPQKTLQTMQNFQKENMKMEMTEEMINDTLDDIFDGSDDEEESQDIVNQVLDEIGIEISGKMAKAPSAARSLPSASTSKSTISDEEIERQLKALGVD, encoded by the exons ATGGCGTCCCTCTTCAAGAAGAAAACCGTGGATG ATGTAATAAAGGAACAGAATCGAGAGTTACGAGGTACACAGAGGGCTATAATCAGAGATCGGGCAGCtttagagaaacaagaaaaacagctG gaattagaaattaagaaaatggccaAGATTGGTAATAAAGAAGCTTGCAGAGTTTTAGCCAAACAGCTTGTACATCTAcggaaacaaaaaacaagaacttTTGCTGTAAGTTCAAAAGTCACTTCCATGTCCACACAAACAAAAGTGATGAATTCTCAGATGAAGATGGCAGGAGCCATGTCTACTACAGCAAAA aCAATGCAGGCAGTAAACAAGAAGATGGATCCACAAAAGACATTACAAACAATGCAGAATTTCCAGAAGGAAaacatgaaaatggaaatgactGAAGAAATGA TCAATGACACACTTGATGACATCTTTGATGGCTCTGATGATGAAGAAGAAAGCCAAGATATTGTGAATCAAGTTCTTGATGAAATTGGAATTGAAATCTCTGGAAAG ATGGCCAAAGCTCCATCAGCTGCCCGAAGCTTACCATCTGCCTCTACTTCAAAGTCTACAATCTCCGATGAAGAGATTGAACGGCAACTCAAAGCTTTAGGAGtagattaa